From Panicum hallii strain FIL2 chromosome 2, PHallii_v3.1, whole genome shotgun sequence, a single genomic window includes:
- the LOC112880440 gene encoding probable transcriptional regulator SLK2 isoform X1, which produces MTDANSSFSGGAKLQPSTSMNTDSFMRVPASPISFSSNNISGSSVIDGSIVQQSPPQDQVQKRRSSSVTSHPMIEAGGALHPQKKSRIDVRQDDILQHQLIQQLLHGESSLHLQGQQNPQLQALLQQHKLAQMQQRQQQQQQLLQPFAQIQQSQIGIPRQPQLRPPLAQPGMQLAGPIRTPVDSGLCSRRLLQYLYHKRHRPENNTITYWRKLVEEYFAPRARERWCVSSYEKRPNGSVSTPQTALDSWRCDICNTHGGKGYEATYEVLPRLCQIRFDHGVIDEYLFLDMPNEFRLPNGLMLLEHKKVVQKSVYEHLHVTHEGHLRIIFTPELKIMSWEFCSRRHEEYITRRVLAPQVNNLLQVAQRYQAATSGSGPARVSNDEAQTICDMFVTASRQLARNLEHHTLNEHGLSKRYVRCLQISEVVNHMKDLIEFTNKNNLGPIEGLKNYPKPNVPKLPGQNTQEAKHIMAAAGLPNDQNTTKVMGLKQEISAHVDNGTSGVGAVGNSTPQNATALNSYQNILRSSSANQSLIQQEASSVFKGSAAMHNGIQLEASRSFHAPNQAHLAQFQRSASFQHPMPQHNNLQGMGMQNNLQGLGMHSNLQGLGVQNNLQGVNPQYQQHVLNQLLQEVKNTNNHALVQQPPPANPNVNSGLASGAANTNSAATGEQTQHINNSTVKGAATIGTGPSNVINNSTASIVPSRSNSFKSVSSNPAAATGGSNAATSKAEPFHELDDLDHLISNELAESGLFMADQGGSGFSWNM; this is translated from the exons ATGACGGATGCCAACTCATCATTCTCCGGAGGTGCAAAGTTGCAGCCAAGCACAAGCATGAATACTGATTCATTCATGCGTGTTCCAGCCTCCCCAATATCATTTTCATCAAATAACATCTCTGGCTCTTCAGTCATTGATGGTTCAATTGTGCAGCAAAGTCCACCCCAAGACCAGGTGCAAAAGCGGAGGTCTTCAAGTGTAACATCACATCCTATGATTGAGGCTGGTGGTGCATTGCATCCTCAAAAGAAATCAAGAATTGATGTTAGGCAAGATGATATACTACAGCATCAGCTGATTCAGCAGCTGCTCCATGGTGAGAGTTCTCTGCATCTTCAGGGGCAACAGAACCCACAGCTTCAAGCTTTGCTCCAGCAGCATAAACTGGCACAGatgcagcagcggcagcagcagcagcagcagttgtTGCAACCATTTGCTCAGATACAACAGTCTCAAATTGGCATCCCTCGTCAGCCTCAGCTTAGACCACCACTAGCACAGCCTGGAATGCAGCTAGCTGGACCTATTAGGACTCCTGTCGACAGTGGGCTTTGTTCCCGCAGGCTATTGCAGTATTTGTATCACAAGCGTCATCGTCCAGAG AATAATACCATAACATACTGGAGGAAGCTTGTTGAGGAATATTTTGCACCACGAGCAAGAGAAAGATGGTGTGTCTCTTCTTATGAAAAGAGACCAAATGGTTCAGTTTCTACTCCGCAAACAGCTCTG GATTCGTGGCGGTGTGACATTTGCAATACACATGGTGGGAAAGGATATG AGGCTACATATGAAGTGCTTCCTAGACTGTGTCAAATCAGATTTGATCATGGCGTTATAGATGAATACCTATTCCTCGACATGCCCAATGAATTCCGGTTGCCTAATGGATTAATGCTGCTGGAGCATAAAAAAGTTGTTCAAAAGAGTGTTTATGAGCATCTACATGTTACACATGAGGGGCATCTGAGAATTATATTCACACCAGAATTAAAG ATAATGTCCTGGGAGTTCTGTTCACGGCGACATGAAGAGTATATCACCCGCAGGGTTCTGGCACCACAG GTCAATAATCTGCTACAAGTTGCCCAGAGATACCAAGCTGCTACTAGTGGAAGTGGTCCTGCAAGGGTTTCAAATGATGAAGCACAAACCATTTGCGACAT GTTTGTGACTGCATCGCGGCAACTAGCGAGGAATCTGGAGCACCACACCTTGAATGAACATGGTCTTTCTAAACGATATGTTCGCTGCCTACAG ATATCGGAGGTGGTGAATCATATGAAGGACTTGATTGAGTTCACTAACAAGAACAATCTTGGCCCTATAG AGGGCCTGAAGAATTATCCGAAACCAAATGTACCAAAGCTTCCAGGACAGAATACGCAAGAGGCAAAACACATAATGGCTGCTGCTGGCCTTCCCAATGACCAGAACACCACCAAAGTCATGGGTCTCAAACAAGAAATAAGCGCTCATGTGGACAACGGAACTTCTGGTGTTGGAGCTGTTGGTAATAGTACTCCACAAAATGCTACAGCACTAAACAGTTACCAGAATATACTCAGAAGCTCCAGTGCAAATCAGAGCCTGATACAGCAGGAGGCATCGAGTGTCTTCAAAGGTTCTGCAGCGATGCACAATGGAATACAGCTGGAAGCATCTAGATCGTTCCATGCACCTAACCAAGCGCACCTTGCACAATTCCAACGTTCTGCGTCATTTCAGCatccaatgccccagcataacAATCTTCAGGGCATGGGAATGCAAAATAATCTCCAGGGCTTGGGAATGCATAGTAATCTTCAGGGCTTGGGAGTGCAAAATAATCTGCAGGGTGTGAACCCACAATACCAGCAGCATGTTTTAAATCAGCTGCTTCAAGAAGTTAAGAACACTAACAACCATGCTTTGGTGCAGCAACCACCTCCAGCCAACCCTAATGTAAACAGTGGTCTCGCATCCGGAGCTGCTAACACCAACAGTGCTGCTACTGGAGAGCAGACTCAGCATATCAATAACAGCACCGTAAAGGGTGCAGCTACAATCGGCACCGGGCCGAGCAATGTGATCAACAACAGCACAGCCAGCATCGTCCCCAGCAGAAGTAACAGTTTCAAGTCGGTAAGCAGCAACCCAGCTGCTGCTACTGGAGGCAGCAATGCTGCGACTTCCAAGGCTGAGCCCTTCCATGAATTAGATGATCTCGACCATCTCATTTCCAATGAACTGGCGGAAAGCGGGCTGTTCATGGCAGACCAAGGCGGCAGCGGCTTCTCGTGGAACATGTGA
- the LOC112880442 gene encoding uncharacterized protein LOC112880442, which translates to MASEEAERAVIAEAVAARARDLVRALLAPGGLMSVEDAGVTVAVSVKSCLAKISRENLNVCSPQDVEKLAVADTLTVVVNLGAGSLTAPHSMVEESITKAVVASSAQVGDTSTSSDCIFAL; encoded by the exons ATGGCGTCGGAAGAGGCGGAGCGTGCCGTCATCGCGGAGGCGGTCGCCGCGAGGGCGAGGGACCTGGTCCGGGCCCTCCTCGCGCCTGGAGGCCTGATGAGCGTCGAGGACGCAGGGGTGACCGTGGCCGTCAGCGTGAAGAGCTGCCTCGCCAAGATTTCCCGTGAGAACCTCAACGTGTGCAGTCCTCAGGACGTCGAGAAGCTGGCCGTCGCGGACACCCTCACCGTCGTCGTCAACCTCGGT GCTGGATCACTGACCGCACCCCATAGCATGGTAGAGGAGTCAATCACCAAGGCAGTTGTGGCTTCCAGTGCCCAGGTGGGAGATACGAGTACCTCTTCG GACTGCATTTTTGCTCTTTGA
- the LOC112882521 gene encoding uncharacterized protein LOC112882521 isoform X1, giving the protein MSWHPASPINIEEGYRDLEATPPRSTTNSTEDVAPLPASTPPTQVQQASRRRGATGAGGGDVAEGNEFTGDEDGDAAQQARLHMHVAIDMAALQQAAALTGENAPTESVNNRGLVILWSPYCPSVDGGPARYIVTVGTANHAGPPTPSFLQVKHSRNYAKLLLALFGVCLSACSATFPVVKQAAPDGLLVLAYGLLVALALVLLAGLLATSFDRSPSSAIWGRYALQLALGLIIGFLTWSVCSLKHGPGFDVAVGIAGALAYIAVVLLFHTRKW; this is encoded by the exons ATGTCTTGGCATCCTGCAAGTCCGATCAACATTGAGGAGGGCTACCGCGACCTCGAAGCGACGCCTCCTCGTTCGACCACAAACTCCACAGAAGATGTGGCGCCACTACCTGCTTCTACACCACCCACGCAAGTCCAGCAGGCGTCCAGAAGAAGGGGCGCCACCGGTGCTGGAGGTGGGGACGTTGCTGAAGGCAACGAATTCACCGGAGATGAGGATGGCGACGCTGCGCAACAAGCTCGTCTTCACATGCACGTCGCCATTGACATGGCTGCGTTGCAGCAGGCGGCTGCTCTTACGGGGGAAAACGCACCTACTGAGTCG GTCAATAACAGAGGACTCGTCATCCTGTGGTCACCGTACTGTCCTAGCGTCGATGGAGGGCCGGCTAGATATATTGTCACCGTAGGCACTGCAAACCATGCGGGGCCACCTACACCATCG TTCTTGCAGGTGAAGCACTCAAGGAATTACGCCAAGCTGCTGCTGGCGCTCTTTGGCGTTTGTCTTTCCGCGTGCTCCGCGACGTTCCCCGTCGTGAAGCAGGCTGCTCCCGACGGGCTCCTGGTCCTCGCCTACGGCCTGCTGGTGGCGCTCGCCCTCGTGCTGCTGGCCGGCCTCCTCGCGACCTCCTTCGACAGGTCCCCCAGCTCGGCGATCTGGGGCAGGTACGCCCTGCAGCTCGCGCTCGGCCTAATCATTGGCTTCCTCACCTGGTCGGTCTGCTCCCTCAAGCACGGGCCAGGTTTCGACGTCGCCGTCGGGATCGCAGGCGCGCTGGCGTACATCGCGGTCGTGCTTCTCTTCCACACCCGCAAGTGGTGA
- the LOC112882521 gene encoding uncharacterized protein LOC112882521 isoform X2 — MSWHPASPINIEEGYRDLEATPPRSTTNSTEDVAPLPASTPPTQVQQASRRRGATGAGGGDVAEGNEFTGDEDGDAAQQARLHMHVAIDMAALQQAAALTGENAPTESVNNRGLVILWSPYCPSVDGGPARYIVTVGTANHAGPPTPSVKHSRNYAKLLLALFGVCLSACSATFPVVKQAAPDGLLVLAYGLLVALALVLLAGLLATSFDRSPSSAIWGRYALQLALGLIIGFLTWSVCSLKHGPGFDVAVGIAGALAYIAVVLLFHTRKW, encoded by the exons ATGTCTTGGCATCCTGCAAGTCCGATCAACATTGAGGAGGGCTACCGCGACCTCGAAGCGACGCCTCCTCGTTCGACCACAAACTCCACAGAAGATGTGGCGCCACTACCTGCTTCTACACCACCCACGCAAGTCCAGCAGGCGTCCAGAAGAAGGGGCGCCACCGGTGCTGGAGGTGGGGACGTTGCTGAAGGCAACGAATTCACCGGAGATGAGGATGGCGACGCTGCGCAACAAGCTCGTCTTCACATGCACGTCGCCATTGACATGGCTGCGTTGCAGCAGGCGGCTGCTCTTACGGGGGAAAACGCACCTACTGAGTCG GTCAATAACAGAGGACTCGTCATCCTGTGGTCACCGTACTGTCCTAGCGTCGATGGAGGGCCGGCTAGATATATTGTCACCGTAGGCACTGCAAACCATGCGGGGCCACCTACACCATCG GTGAAGCACTCAAGGAATTACGCCAAGCTGCTGCTGGCGCTCTTTGGCGTTTGTCTTTCCGCGTGCTCCGCGACGTTCCCCGTCGTGAAGCAGGCTGCTCCCGACGGGCTCCTGGTCCTCGCCTACGGCCTGCTGGTGGCGCTCGCCCTCGTGCTGCTGGCCGGCCTCCTCGCGACCTCCTTCGACAGGTCCCCCAGCTCGGCGATCTGGGGCAGGTACGCCCTGCAGCTCGCGCTCGGCCTAATCATTGGCTTCCTCACCTGGTCGGTCTGCTCCCTCAAGCACGGGCCAGGTTTCGACGTCGCCGTCGGGATCGCAGGCGCGCTGGCGTACATCGCGGTCGTGCTTCTCTTCCACACCCGCAAGTGGTGA
- the LOC112880440 gene encoding probable transcriptional regulator SLK2 isoform X3: MTDANSSFSGGAKLQPSTSMNTDSFMRVPASPISFSSNNISGSSVIDGSIVQQSPPQDQVQKRRSSSVTSHPMIEAGGALHPQKKSRIDVRQDDILQHQLIQQLLHGESSLHLQGQQNPQLQALLQQHKLAQMQQRQQQQQQLLQPFAQIQQSQIGIPRQPQLRPPLAQPGMQLAGPIRTPVDSGLCSRRLLQYLYHKRHRPENNTITYWRKLVEEYFAPRARERWCVSSYEKRPNGSVSTPQTALDSWRCDICNTHGGKGYEATYEVLPRLCQIRFDHGVIDEYLFLDMPNEFRLPNGLMLLEHKKVVQKSVYEHLHVTHEGHLRIIFTPELKIMSWEFCSRRHEEYITRRVLAPQVNNLLQVAQRYQAATSGSGPARVSNDEAQTICDMFVTASRQLARNLEHHTLNEHGLSKRYVRCLQISEVVNHMKDLIEFTNKNNLGPIEGLKNYPKPNVPKLPGQNTQEAKHIMAAAGLPNDQNTTKVMGLKQEISAHVDNGTSGVGAVGNSTPQNATALNSYQNILRSSSANQSLIQQEASSVFKGSAAMHNGIQLEASRSFHAPNQAHLAQFQRSASFQHPMPQHNNLQGMGMQNNLQGLGMHSNLQGLGVQNNLQATTSSQP, encoded by the exons ATGACGGATGCCAACTCATCATTCTCCGGAGGTGCAAAGTTGCAGCCAAGCACAAGCATGAATACTGATTCATTCATGCGTGTTCCAGCCTCCCCAATATCATTTTCATCAAATAACATCTCTGGCTCTTCAGTCATTGATGGTTCAATTGTGCAGCAAAGTCCACCCCAAGACCAGGTGCAAAAGCGGAGGTCTTCAAGTGTAACATCACATCCTATGATTGAGGCTGGTGGTGCATTGCATCCTCAAAAGAAATCAAGAATTGATGTTAGGCAAGATGATATACTACAGCATCAGCTGATTCAGCAGCTGCTCCATGGTGAGAGTTCTCTGCATCTTCAGGGGCAACAGAACCCACAGCTTCAAGCTTTGCTCCAGCAGCATAAACTGGCACAGatgcagcagcggcagcagcagcagcagcagttgtTGCAACCATTTGCTCAGATACAACAGTCTCAAATTGGCATCCCTCGTCAGCCTCAGCTTAGACCACCACTAGCACAGCCTGGAATGCAGCTAGCTGGACCTATTAGGACTCCTGTCGACAGTGGGCTTTGTTCCCGCAGGCTATTGCAGTATTTGTATCACAAGCGTCATCGTCCAGAG AATAATACCATAACATACTGGAGGAAGCTTGTTGAGGAATATTTTGCACCACGAGCAAGAGAAAGATGGTGTGTCTCTTCTTATGAAAAGAGACCAAATGGTTCAGTTTCTACTCCGCAAACAGCTCTG GATTCGTGGCGGTGTGACATTTGCAATACACATGGTGGGAAAGGATATG AGGCTACATATGAAGTGCTTCCTAGACTGTGTCAAATCAGATTTGATCATGGCGTTATAGATGAATACCTATTCCTCGACATGCCCAATGAATTCCGGTTGCCTAATGGATTAATGCTGCTGGAGCATAAAAAAGTTGTTCAAAAGAGTGTTTATGAGCATCTACATGTTACACATGAGGGGCATCTGAGAATTATATTCACACCAGAATTAAAG ATAATGTCCTGGGAGTTCTGTTCACGGCGACATGAAGAGTATATCACCCGCAGGGTTCTGGCACCACAG GTCAATAATCTGCTACAAGTTGCCCAGAGATACCAAGCTGCTACTAGTGGAAGTGGTCCTGCAAGGGTTTCAAATGATGAAGCACAAACCATTTGCGACAT GTTTGTGACTGCATCGCGGCAACTAGCGAGGAATCTGGAGCACCACACCTTGAATGAACATGGTCTTTCTAAACGATATGTTCGCTGCCTACAG ATATCGGAGGTGGTGAATCATATGAAGGACTTGATTGAGTTCACTAACAAGAACAATCTTGGCCCTATAG AGGGCCTGAAGAATTATCCGAAACCAAATGTACCAAAGCTTCCAGGACAGAATACGCAAGAGGCAAAACACATAATGGCTGCTGCTGGCCTTCCCAATGACCAGAACACCACCAAAGTCATGGGTCTCAAACAAGAAATAAGCGCTCATGTGGACAACGGAACTTCTGGTGTTGGAGCTGTTGGTAATAGTACTCCACAAAATGCTACAGCACTAAACAGTTACCAGAATATACTCAGAAGCTCCAGTGCAAATCAGAGCCTGATACAGCAGGAGGCATCGAGTGTCTTCAAAGGTTCTGCAGCGATGCACAATGGAATACAGCTGGAAGCATCTAGATCGTTCCATGCACCTAACCAAGCGCACCTTGCACAATTCCAACGTTCTGCGTCATTTCAGCatccaatgccccagcataacAATCTTCAGGGCATGGGAATGCAAAATAATCTCCAGGGCTTGGGAATGCATAGTAATCTTCAGGGCTTGGGAGTGCAAAATAATCTGCAGG CAACCACCTCCAGCCAACCCTAA
- the LOC112882521 gene encoding uncharacterized protein LOC112882521 isoform X3 has product MSWHPASPINIEEGYRDLEATPPRSTTNSTEDVAPLPASTPPTQVQQASRRRGATGAGGGDVAEGNEFTGDEDGDAAQQARLHMHVAIDMAALQQAAALTGENAPTESFLQVKHSRNYAKLLLALFGVCLSACSATFPVVKQAAPDGLLVLAYGLLVALALVLLAGLLATSFDRSPSSAIWGRYALQLALGLIIGFLTWSVCSLKHGPGFDVAVGIAGALAYIAVVLLFHTRKW; this is encoded by the exons ATGTCTTGGCATCCTGCAAGTCCGATCAACATTGAGGAGGGCTACCGCGACCTCGAAGCGACGCCTCCTCGTTCGACCACAAACTCCACAGAAGATGTGGCGCCACTACCTGCTTCTACACCACCCACGCAAGTCCAGCAGGCGTCCAGAAGAAGGGGCGCCACCGGTGCTGGAGGTGGGGACGTTGCTGAAGGCAACGAATTCACCGGAGATGAGGATGGCGACGCTGCGCAACAAGCTCGTCTTCACATGCACGTCGCCATTGACATGGCTGCGTTGCAGCAGGCGGCTGCTCTTACGGGGGAAAACGCACCTACTGAGTCG TTCTTGCAGGTGAAGCACTCAAGGAATTACGCCAAGCTGCTGCTGGCGCTCTTTGGCGTTTGTCTTTCCGCGTGCTCCGCGACGTTCCCCGTCGTGAAGCAGGCTGCTCCCGACGGGCTCCTGGTCCTCGCCTACGGCCTGCTGGTGGCGCTCGCCCTCGTGCTGCTGGCCGGCCTCCTCGCGACCTCCTTCGACAGGTCCCCCAGCTCGGCGATCTGGGGCAGGTACGCCCTGCAGCTCGCGCTCGGCCTAATCATTGGCTTCCTCACCTGGTCGGTCTGCTCCCTCAAGCACGGGCCAGGTTTCGACGTCGCCGTCGGGATCGCAGGCGCGCTGGCGTACATCGCGGTCGTGCTTCTCTTCCACACCCGCAAGTGGTGA
- the LOC112880440 gene encoding probable transcriptional regulator SLK2 isoform X2, with translation MPTHHSPEQSPPQDQVQKRRSSSVTSHPMIEAGGALHPQKKSRIDVRQDDILQHQLIQQLLHGESSLHLQGQQNPQLQALLQQHKLAQMQQRQQQQQQLLQPFAQIQQSQIGIPRQPQLRPPLAQPGMQLAGPIRTPVDSGLCSRRLLQYLYHKRHRPENNTITYWRKLVEEYFAPRARERWCVSSYEKRPNGSVSTPQTALDSWRCDICNTHGGKGYEATYEVLPRLCQIRFDHGVIDEYLFLDMPNEFRLPNGLMLLEHKKVVQKSVYEHLHVTHEGHLRIIFTPELKIMSWEFCSRRHEEYITRRVLAPQVNNLLQVAQRYQAATSGSGPARVSNDEAQTICDMFVTASRQLARNLEHHTLNEHGLSKRYVRCLQISEVVNHMKDLIEFTNKNNLGPIEGLKNYPKPNVPKLPGQNTQEAKHIMAAAGLPNDQNTTKVMGLKQEISAHVDNGTSGVGAVGNSTPQNATALNSYQNILRSSSANQSLIQQEASSVFKGSAAMHNGIQLEASRSFHAPNQAHLAQFQRSASFQHPMPQHNNLQGMGMQNNLQGLGMHSNLQGLGVQNNLQGVNPQYQQHVLNQLLQEVKNTNNHALVQQPPPANPNVNSGLASGAANTNSAATGEQTQHINNSTVKGAATIGTGPSNVINNSTASIVPSRSNSFKSVSSNPAAATGGSNAATSKAEPFHELDDLDHLISNELAESGLFMADQGGSGFSWNM, from the exons ATGCCAACTCATCATTCTCCGGAG CAAAGTCCACCCCAAGACCAGGTGCAAAAGCGGAGGTCTTCAAGTGTAACATCACATCCTATGATTGAGGCTGGTGGTGCATTGCATCCTCAAAAGAAATCAAGAATTGATGTTAGGCAAGATGATATACTACAGCATCAGCTGATTCAGCAGCTGCTCCATGGTGAGAGTTCTCTGCATCTTCAGGGGCAACAGAACCCACAGCTTCAAGCTTTGCTCCAGCAGCATAAACTGGCACAGatgcagcagcggcagcagcagcagcagcagttgtTGCAACCATTTGCTCAGATACAACAGTCTCAAATTGGCATCCCTCGTCAGCCTCAGCTTAGACCACCACTAGCACAGCCTGGAATGCAGCTAGCTGGACCTATTAGGACTCCTGTCGACAGTGGGCTTTGTTCCCGCAGGCTATTGCAGTATTTGTATCACAAGCGTCATCGTCCAGAG AATAATACCATAACATACTGGAGGAAGCTTGTTGAGGAATATTTTGCACCACGAGCAAGAGAAAGATGGTGTGTCTCTTCTTATGAAAAGAGACCAAATGGTTCAGTTTCTACTCCGCAAACAGCTCTG GATTCGTGGCGGTGTGACATTTGCAATACACATGGTGGGAAAGGATATG AGGCTACATATGAAGTGCTTCCTAGACTGTGTCAAATCAGATTTGATCATGGCGTTATAGATGAATACCTATTCCTCGACATGCCCAATGAATTCCGGTTGCCTAATGGATTAATGCTGCTGGAGCATAAAAAAGTTGTTCAAAAGAGTGTTTATGAGCATCTACATGTTACACATGAGGGGCATCTGAGAATTATATTCACACCAGAATTAAAG ATAATGTCCTGGGAGTTCTGTTCACGGCGACATGAAGAGTATATCACCCGCAGGGTTCTGGCACCACAG GTCAATAATCTGCTACAAGTTGCCCAGAGATACCAAGCTGCTACTAGTGGAAGTGGTCCTGCAAGGGTTTCAAATGATGAAGCACAAACCATTTGCGACAT GTTTGTGACTGCATCGCGGCAACTAGCGAGGAATCTGGAGCACCACACCTTGAATGAACATGGTCTTTCTAAACGATATGTTCGCTGCCTACAG ATATCGGAGGTGGTGAATCATATGAAGGACTTGATTGAGTTCACTAACAAGAACAATCTTGGCCCTATAG AGGGCCTGAAGAATTATCCGAAACCAAATGTACCAAAGCTTCCAGGACAGAATACGCAAGAGGCAAAACACATAATGGCTGCTGCTGGCCTTCCCAATGACCAGAACACCACCAAAGTCATGGGTCTCAAACAAGAAATAAGCGCTCATGTGGACAACGGAACTTCTGGTGTTGGAGCTGTTGGTAATAGTACTCCACAAAATGCTACAGCACTAAACAGTTACCAGAATATACTCAGAAGCTCCAGTGCAAATCAGAGCCTGATACAGCAGGAGGCATCGAGTGTCTTCAAAGGTTCTGCAGCGATGCACAATGGAATACAGCTGGAAGCATCTAGATCGTTCCATGCACCTAACCAAGCGCACCTTGCACAATTCCAACGTTCTGCGTCATTTCAGCatccaatgccccagcataacAATCTTCAGGGCATGGGAATGCAAAATAATCTCCAGGGCTTGGGAATGCATAGTAATCTTCAGGGCTTGGGAGTGCAAAATAATCTGCAGGGTGTGAACCCACAATACCAGCAGCATGTTTTAAATCAGCTGCTTCAAGAAGTTAAGAACACTAACAACCATGCTTTGGTGCAGCAACCACCTCCAGCCAACCCTAATGTAAACAGTGGTCTCGCATCCGGAGCTGCTAACACCAACAGTGCTGCTACTGGAGAGCAGACTCAGCATATCAATAACAGCACCGTAAAGGGTGCAGCTACAATCGGCACCGGGCCGAGCAATGTGATCAACAACAGCACAGCCAGCATCGTCCCCAGCAGAAGTAACAGTTTCAAGTCGGTAAGCAGCAACCCAGCTGCTGCTACTGGAGGCAGCAATGCTGCGACTTCCAAGGCTGAGCCCTTCCATGAATTAGATGATCTCGACCATCTCATTTCCAATGAACTGGCGGAAAGCGGGCTGTTCATGGCAGACCAAGGCGGCAGCGGCTTCTCGTGGAACATGTGA